In Amaranthus tricolor cultivar Red isolate AtriRed21 chromosome 3, ASM2621246v1, whole genome shotgun sequence, a single window of DNA contains:
- the LOC130809264 gene encoding dynamin-related protein 3A-like, translated as MGEEDQSQSQKAVSLGQRLIPVVNKLQDICSQSGVSIPIHLPQVAVVGSQSSGKSSVIEALVGRDFLPRGPDVVTRRPLLLQLNQAKVINGGDGDEVEYGEFLHLPGKKFYDFSQIRNEIQAETEREAGANRGISEKTISLKIYSPNVLDITLIDLPGITRVPVGDQPSDIEARIRTMIMKYIRHPSCLILAVTPANSDLANSDALQIAGNADPDGKRTIGVITKLDIMDRGTDAHNLLLGKVIPLQLGYVGVVNRSQEDIMHNRSIKDALAAEERFFHTHPVYIKLADRCGIPQLAKKLNQILVQHIRECLPALRSAISSQLVSVTKEYASYGEIPESKAGQGTLLLNILSKYSEAFCSLVEGKSEGISISELSGGARVHYIFQSIFVKSLEEVDPCDGLSDEDVRTVIQNARGPRSAVFAAEVPFEVLVRRQIDRLLAPSLQCAQFIYDELVKMSHSCMVNELHRYPVLRKRIDEVVGRFLRENLGPATSIIGHIIEMETDYINTSHPNFIGGNRALEMAQQQIRSSMVIVPVSRQRDSGESDMTQTSERSSRSRAIVRSPANGFIKPPANGAISEQGARANAEADRNRPAASSIWGISSIFSGTENHSSIRDAPRNNVQKEPTYNIDHASPSIHLQEPPTTLRSSETFSEQEATEIAATKLLLSSYFDIVRKIIEDSVPKAIMHFLVNHTKRELHNVLIQKLYRENLFEEMLQEPGEVAAKRKHARETLRVLQQAFQTLDELPLEAETIERGYGLGTDSIGLPRTHGLPHASSYNMNMF; from the exons ATGGGGGAAGAAGATCAATCACAGTCACAAAAGGCGGTTTCCTTAGGGCAACGACTTATTCCTGTGGTGAACAAGCTTCAAGACATATGTTCTCAATCAGGAGTTTCAATTCCGATTCATTTGCCGCAAGTTGCGGTTGTCGGAAGCCAAAGTAGTGGAAAATCAAGCGTAATTGAAGCTCTTGTTGGTCGCGATTTTCTTCCGAGAGGCCCTGATGTTGTTACTCGAAGACCTCTTCTTTTGCAGCTTAATCAAGCAAAGGTTATTAATGGAGGTGATGGTGATGAGGTTGAGTATGGTGAATTTCTGCATTTGCCTGGCAAGAAGTTCTATGATTTCTCTCAAATTCGTAATGAAATTCAG GCTGAGACAGAAAGGGAAGCAGGAGCCAATAGGGGTATCTCAGAGAAGACAATCTCTTTGAAAATTTACTCTCCCAATGTTCTTGATATTACTTTGATAGATTTACCTGGGATAACAAGAGTTCCGGTCGGTGACCAGCCCTCAGATATTGAAGCACGAATCCGCACGATGATAATGAAATATATACGTCATCCTAGCTGTCTGATATTAGCTGTTACCCCAGCAAACTCCGATTTAGCTAATTCTGATGCTCTTCAGATAGCTGGAAATGCAGACCCTGATG gaaAACGGACTATCGGTGTGATTACAAAG TTGGATATCATGGATAGGGGTACTGATGCTCACAATTTGTTACTTGGGAAAGTAATTCCTCTCCAGCTTGGTTATGTAGGAGTGGTTAACCGCAGCCAAGAG GACATTATGCACAACCGCAGTATAAAGGATGCTCTAGCAGCTGAAGAGAGATTTTTCCACACACACCCT GTGTATATAAAGCTAGCTGATCGTTGTGGTATCCCACAATTGGCAAAGAAGTTGAACCAG ATTTTAGTCCAACATATCAGAGAATGTCTCCCAGCGTTAAGGTCAGCGATAAGCTCACAGTTGGTCTCTGTGACGAAGGAATATGCAAGCTATGGAGAGATTCCTGAATCAAAA GCTGGCCAAGGAACTCTCCTGCTAAATATCCTGTCAAAATACTCTGAAG CGTTTTGCTCTTTGGTGGAGGGGAAAAGTGAAGGAATTTCAATTTCTGAGCTGTCTGGAGGTGCACGAGTTCATTATATTTTCCAGTCTATCTTTGTGAAGAGCCTGGAG GAGGTTGATCCATGTGATGGATTGTCAGACGAAGACGTGCGAACTGTTATTCAGAATGCTCGGGGTCCAAGATCTGCTGTTTTTGCTGCCGAG GTTCCTTTTGAAGTTCTTGTTCGAAGACAAATAGATCGCTTATTAGCCCCTAGCCTTCAGTGTGCACAGTTTATATATGATGAATTAGTGAAG ATGAGCCACTCTTGCATGGTTAATGAGCTGCACCGTTACCCTGTCCTCAGAAAGCGGATTGATGAAGTTGTTGGCAGATTTTTGCGGGAAAATCTTGGTCCTGCAACGAGCATTATTGGACACATCATTGAGATGGAG ACGGACTACATAAACACTTCCCATCCGAACTTCATTGGAGGAAACAGAGCTCTAGAAATGGCACAGCAGCAAATTCGGTCGTCAATGGTTATTGTTCCAGTGTCTAGGCAAAGG GATAGTGGTGAATCTGATATGACACAGACATCTGAGAGGAGTTCAAGATCTAGAGCAATTGTCAGGTCCCCAGCAAATGGATTTATTAAACCACCAGCGAACGGGGCAATCTCTGAACAG GGAGCTCGAGCAAATGCAGAAGCAGATAGAAATCGACCTGCTG CTAGTTCCATCTGGGGCATTTCATCCATCTTCAGTGGGACTGAGAACCATTCTTCGATTCGTGACGCTCCTCGAAACAATGTACAAAAGGAACCAACATACAACATTGACCATGCCTCTCCTAGCATTCATCTGCAAGAG CCACCTACAACTTTGAGATCATCGGAGACCTTTTCAGAGCAGGAAGCTACTGAAATTGCTGCTACTAAACTACTATTATCATCTTACTTTGATATAGTGAGAAAAATTATCGAGGATTCAGTGCCCAAGGCTATCATGCACTTTTTG GTCAACCATACAAAACGTGAACTGCACAATGTTCTTATTCAAAAACTATACAG AGAGAATCTATTTGAAGAGATGCTGCAGGAACCTGGAGAAGTGGCAGCTAAGAGAAAACACGCACGAGAGACTCTCCGAGTTCTTCAACAGGCTTTTCAG ACGCTGGACGAATTGCCTCTTGAAGCTGAGACAATTGAAAGAGGATACGGCTTGGGCACTGACTCAATTGGATTACCAAGAACTCATGGTCTACCTCATGCATCCTCATATaacatgaatatgttttaa